One Anopheles marshallii chromosome 3, idAnoMarsDA_429_01, whole genome shotgun sequence genomic region harbors:
- the LOC128715771 gene encoding probable cytochrome P450 49a1 — MVGQRIANSLLKRSAFSSALNVLPNEATTATAALLEPTIQQQQAVNEQFSHARPYTDVPGPKGLPMIGNSWRFAPIIGQYKIEDLDKVMQDLHRQYGRIAKVNGLIGHPDLLFVFDADLIRDTFKKEEVQPHRPAMPSLRNYKSKLRKDFFGDNMGLIGVHGEKWDAFRAQVQQVMLQPSTAKKYIAPLDEISCDFMDRIQEMRDENNELPGDFLHELYKWALESIGRVALDTRLGCVSKDGNDESKRIINSINTFFWTVAEVELRMPIWRIYETTAYKNYIGALDTFRELCMRHINIAMEKMNNSTEQKSEECISLVERILQKTNNPKIAAVLALDLIMVGVDTTSVAATSTIYQLSQNPDKQEILFNEIKRSMPSPDTKFTISMLETMPYLRACIKETLRMYPVVIGNGRSLQTDAVIGGYHIPKGTHVIFPHLVVSNLEQYFPEPDRFIPERWLKRGELKEHSGCPHAGQKIHPYVSLPFGYGRRTCIGRRFAECELQILLSKLFRRYQVEYNYEKLTYKVNPTYIPDKPLKFKLTERSN; from the exons ATGGTTGGGCAGAGAATAGCAAACTCTTTACTGAAGAGATCCGCCTTTTCGTCGGCTTTGAACGTGCTGCCCAATGAGGCGACAACGGCTACGGCCGCCCTACTAGAGCCCAcgatccagcagcagcaggcggTAAATGAACAGTTCTCCCATGCCAGACCGTACACCGATGTGCCGGGCCCGAAGGGATTGCCGATGATAGGGAACTCGTGGCGCTTTGCTCCAATTATTG GTCAGTACAAGATCGAGGATCTGGACAAGGTGATGCAGGATCTCCACCGGCAGTATGGGCGCATCGCGAAGGTGAACGGACTGATCGGACATCCGGACCTGCTGTTCGTGTTCGATGCCGACCTAATACGGGACACGTTCAAGAAGGAGGAAGTGCAACCACACCGGCCGGCGATGCCGTCGCTTCGGAACTACAAATCGAAGCTGCGGAAAGATTTCTTCGGTGACAATATGGGGCTGATCGGTGT TCATGGCGAAAAATGGGATGCCTTTCGGGCGCAAGTCCAGCAGGTGATGCTGCAACCATCCACCGCCAAAAAATACATCGCACCGTTAGACGAGATATCATGCGATTTCATGGACAG GATCCAAGAGATGCGTGACGAAAATAACGAGCTGCCGGGAGATTTTCTGCACGAGCTGTACAAGTGGGCGCTAGAGT CAATCGGACGAGTGGCGCTCGACACACGTCTCGGCTGTGTGTCGAAGGATGGCAACGACGAGTCGAAGCGCATCATTAATTCCATCAACACCTTCTTCTGGACCGTGGCGGAGGTCGAGCTGCGGATGCCCATCTGGCGCATCTACGAGACAACGGCGTACAAAAACTACATCGGTGCTTTGGACACATTCCGAGA ACTTTGCATGCGGCACATCAATATTGCTATGGAGAAGATGAACAACAGCACCGAGCAGAAGAGCGAAGAGTGTATCTCGCTCGTCGAAAGAATTCTacaaaagacaaacaatcCAAAGATTGCGGCAGTCCTTGCGCTCGATCTGATTATGGTTGGCGTGGATACG ACATCCGTTGCGGCGACATCTACGATTTACCAGCTCAGCCAAAACCCGGACAAGCAGGAGATCCTGTTCAACGAGATCAAGCGCAGTATGCCGTCGCCGGACACAAAGTTTACGATATCGATGCTCGAAACCATGCCTTATCTCAGGGCCTGCATCAAGGAAACGCTGCG TATGTATCCGGTTGTTATCGGAAACGGGCGCAGCTTACAGACAGATGCCGTCATCGGTGGTTACCATATACCGAAGGGG ACGCACGTCATATTCCCCCATCTGGTCGTTTCGAATCTGGAACAGTATTTCCCGGAACCCGATCGATTCATTCCGGAGCGATGGCTGAAGCGGGGTGAACTTAAGGAACATTCCGGTTGCCCACACGCCGGCCAGAAGATTCATCCGTACGTGAGCTTGCCGTTCGGTTACGGACGGCGGACCTGCATCGGTCGGCGGTTTGCCGAATGCGAGCTACAGATACTTCTCTCCAAG CTCTTCCGGCGGTATCAGGTGGAGTACAACTACGAGAAGCTTACGTACAAGGTGAATCCCACCTACATTCCCGATAAACCGCTGAAATTTAAGCTGACAGAGCGGAGCAACTAG